The Deltaproteobacteria bacterium genome window below encodes:
- a CDS encoding FHA domain-containing protein, with product MRPVRIRLEHREAGTVTEYEFHSSPVRIGRNPLNDLALPYSFVSGWHAVIRFDEAAARFYDLGSTNGTLFDGRRISAGESASIDAPIRLQIGDLDLVLSRDGAATIDAPVASAPSPSAGAAPKRRYMKASGTAPVRVGSIDPDAGGSPATPRPNQTSHAPMSLVHGVLSSLRPAFEEAKGARARYERELRERLAALPSHLREQAEAFIRREFGDVGPSGGGVAGAEEALGRFCAELVPELPPPAMADEAEAFLARVRDVLEACAKGIIELQNGQEQFGSEMGVRAVKEFTALHTASSANNVLEYLLDWRHGGPQRVQELVGMFADMMIHQVALIGGVVEGGRALLGRLAPEEIERAAGGRSGFGRRALWDAFVARHRELGDDRTLLELLFGPEFARAYAEVGGEQSRGLDAP from the coding sequence TTGCGACCGGTTCGCATCCGTCTCGAGCATCGAGAAGCGGGCACCGTCACCGAGTACGAGTTCCACAGCTCGCCGGTTCGGATCGGTCGCAACCCGCTCAACGATCTCGCGCTCCCGTACTCGTTCGTTTCGGGCTGGCACGCAGTGATCCGTTTCGACGAGGCGGCGGCGCGCTTCTACGATCTCGGCTCGACCAACGGCACGCTGTTCGACGGCCGTCGCATCAGCGCCGGCGAGTCGGCATCGATCGACGCGCCGATCCGGCTGCAGATCGGCGATCTCGATCTCGTGCTCAGTCGCGATGGTGCCGCGACGATCGACGCGCCGGTCGCCAGCGCGCCCTCGCCGAGCGCCGGCGCGGCGCCGAAGCGGCGCTACATGAAGGCGTCGGGCACGGCGCCGGTGCGGGTCGGCTCGATCGATCCGGACGCCGGTGGCTCACCCGCGACCCCGCGGCCGAACCAGACCTCGCATGCGCCGATGAGCCTCGTGCACGGTGTGCTGTCGTCGCTGCGGCCCGCGTTCGAGGAGGCCAAGGGTGCCCGGGCCCGCTACGAACGCGAGCTGCGCGAGCGGCTGGCCGCGCTGCCGTCCCACCTGCGCGAGCAGGCCGAGGCGTTCATCCGCCGCGAGTTCGGTGACGTGGGTCCGTCCGGCGGCGGGGTCGCGGGTGCCGAGGAGGCGCTCGGCCGCTTCTGCGCCGAGCTGGTGCCCGAGCTACCGCCGCCCGCGATGGCCGACGAGGCCGAGGCCTTCCTCGCGCGCGTGCGCGACGTGCTGGAGGCGTGCGCCAAGGGCATCATCGAGCTGCAGAACGGGCAGGAGCAGTTCGGCAGCGAGATGGGCGTGCGCGCCGTCAAGGAGTTCACGGCGCTGCACACCGCGTCGTCGGCCAACAACGTGCTCGAGTACCTCCTCGACTGGCGGCACGGTGGGCCGCAGCGGGTGCAGGAGCTGGTCGGGATGTTCGCCGACATGATGATCCACCAGGTCGCGCTCATCGGTGGGGTGGTCGAGGGCGGCCGCGCGCTGCTCGGGCGGCTCGCGCCCGAGGAGATCGAGCGCGCCGCCGGCGGTCGCAGTGGCTTCGGTCGGCGCGCGCTGTGGGACGCCTTCGTCGCGCGGCACCGCGAGCTCGGTGACGACCGCACGCTGCTCGAGCTGTTGTTCGGCCCCGAGTTCGCGCGGGCCTACGCCGAGGTCGGCGGCGAGCAATCCCGAGGTCTCGATGCGCCGTGA
- a CDS encoding FHA domain-containing protein, translating to MIRIAIAASEHAPAHVRTSAAAVVVIGRDPRCELALSTPGISATHCRLSPMSGVAGAYVLEDLGSSYGTYVNGTKVGRPVVVSSRDTIVLGTQALCIVEGDDEAAALARLQPAPAASTPPAATVAPAPAQRWQDLHAHYDALALRWHEAGRGRVGLLRGRALAQADAWLIAGRDQSPAPQPLHRDFVEACHRAGRRRGAVFGGVAAVAVAGATAGLWWHQREDAPVDAPVQVDAPVVDPSAGPEPDPPRRDEDRAALLAAASAIDEPESRLAVLAELARLPGPLLGDGRFGVLAAVVHELDGRQVAALPTGDATVTALAWGRSGRWLVSGDDGDAIALWHLDAPAPTLPTRLLGHVDTITALAVAADGRWLLSASGDRTLRRWDLRAADPGATAAVLRGHEAAPRVLAIAPDGRFAVSGDELGALRAWDLEASPPASIAVRTDAHAGPLTDLRFEGDGTLLSAGDDRLLRRWQLDAAGGLRPSTRFEGANSGLTRIAIDRVGHRLLAGAADGSIALWDPAQGPSKPLILLGHDARVNDLVVTADGRTLVSASDDDTLRVWDLGAVDPSLASIVFAGHEGDVTAVQLAASDTRVVSASRDATVRVWDLTKKERVVDRFELARHGGAVAALAVSGDGWRGASAGPRGQLWLWDPLTRGGAVLGKVLRVGAGVLTDGALAQDGRALLVGGAGGQLQLWPLDDGLRVPGGRALLGVSSTVTAVALDRTGLRAAAANDRGNVTLWSLADPAAPPRALGAHDSSVTRLGFVGDGTRLLSAGSDGTVRLWASDGDAQAQVLRVHVDEIGAMAIAPDGHFAATGSLDGRLVRWDLRADAIAQGAVLLAGHEGEIRTLAISADGRWLASGGADRRARLWSLDDGKLLHQLRGHEDAITATAFAGDGLRLATGAADGSVRVWQLDAAHPDEASTVLRGHTQTVTALAFVEDAVLASASNDGTVRLWQLTSGEQLVLGSHDAPVQRLLRRAGGPLVSVSYDGSARVWPTTGDELARRICEVVHHGAEPARLAALFQGRPPAPGCVPQKP from the coding sequence ATGATCCGCATCGCGATCGCGGCGAGCGAGCACGCGCCGGCCCACGTCCGCACGAGCGCGGCCGCGGTGGTCGTCATCGGCCGTGACCCGCGCTGCGAGCTCGCGCTGTCGACCCCCGGCATCTCGGCGACGCACTGTCGGCTGTCGCCGATGTCCGGCGTCGCGGGTGCGTATGTGCTCGAGGATCTCGGCAGCTCGTACGGCACGTACGTGAACGGTACCAAGGTCGGGCGCCCGGTGGTCGTGTCGAGCCGCGACACCATCGTGCTCGGCACCCAGGCGCTGTGCATCGTCGAGGGCGACGACGAGGCCGCGGCCCTGGCTCGGCTGCAGCCCGCGCCCGCCGCGAGCACGCCGCCAGCGGCCACGGTCGCGCCCGCGCCGGCCCAGCGCTGGCAGGATCTCCATGCGCACTACGACGCGCTCGCACTGCGTTGGCACGAGGCCGGTCGCGGTCGCGTGGGATTGCTGCGGGGCCGCGCGCTGGCGCAGGCCGACGCGTGGCTGATCGCGGGCCGCGATCAGTCGCCGGCACCGCAGCCGCTGCACCGCGATTTCGTCGAGGCCTGCCACCGCGCAGGCCGGCGCCGCGGCGCGGTGTTCGGTGGCGTCGCGGCGGTCGCGGTCGCGGGCGCGACCGCGGGCCTGTGGTGGCACCAACGCGAGGACGCCCCCGTCGATGCGCCGGTGCAGGTCGATGCGCCGGTGGTGGACCCGAGCGCAGGACCCGAGCCGGACCCGCCGCGGCGCGACGAAGATCGTGCGGCCCTACTGGCGGCGGCGTCGGCCATCGACGAGCCCGAGTCGCGGCTCGCGGTGCTGGCCGAGCTCGCGCGACTACCGGGTCCGCTGCTCGGCGATGGCCGCTTCGGTGTGCTCGCCGCGGTGGTGCACGAGCTCGACGGCCGGCAGGTCGCGGCGCTGCCGACTGGCGACGCGACCGTGACTGCGTTGGCGTGGGGCCGAAGCGGCCGGTGGTTGGTGAGCGGTGACGACGGTGATGCGATCGCACTTTGGCACCTCGATGCGCCCGCACCCACGCTGCCGACCCGTCTGCTCGGCCACGTCGACACCATCACCGCGCTGGCGGTCGCCGCCGACGGGCGCTGGCTGCTGAGCGCGAGCGGTGACCGCACGTTGCGGCGGTGGGACCTCCGCGCCGCCGATCCGGGCGCGACCGCGGCGGTGTTGCGGGGACACGAGGCCGCGCCGCGCGTGCTGGCGATCGCACCCGATGGCCGCTTCGCCGTCAGCGGCGACGAGCTCGGAGCGCTGCGGGCGTGGGACCTCGAGGCCTCGCCGCCGGCATCGATCGCCGTGCGCACCGATGCCCATGCCGGCCCGCTCACCGATCTCCGCTTCGAAGGCGACGGCACGCTGCTGTCGGCCGGCGACGATCGACTCCTGCGCCGCTGGCAGCTCGACGCCGCGGGCGGCCTGCGGCCTTCGACGCGCTTCGAGGGGGCCAACAGCGGGCTCACGCGCATCGCGATCGACCGGGTTGGTCACCGCCTGCTGGCCGGTGCCGCCGACGGGTCGATCGCGCTGTGGGATCCGGCGCAGGGCCCGAGCAAGCCGCTCATCTTGCTGGGCCACGACGCGCGCGTGAACGATCTGGTCGTCACCGCCGACGGACGCACGCTGGTCAGCGCGAGCGACGACGACACCCTGCGCGTATGGGACCTCGGCGCCGTCGATCCCAGCCTCGCGAGCATCGTGTTCGCGGGCCACGAGGGTGACGTCACCGCCGTGCAGCTCGCGGCCAGTGACACGCGCGTGGTCAGTGCGTCGCGAGATGCCACCGTGCGCGTGTGGGATCTGACCAAGAAGGAGCGCGTGGTCGATCGCTTCGAGCTGGCCCGACACGGCGGCGCGGTCGCGGCGCTGGCGGTGTCGGGCGATGGCTGGCGGGGCGCCAGCGCCGGGCCACGGGGGCAGCTGTGGCTCTGGGATCCGCTGACGCGCGGCGGGGCCGTGCTCGGCAAGGTGCTGCGGGTCGGCGCCGGCGTGCTCACCGATGGCGCGCTCGCGCAGGACGGACGCGCGCTGCTGGTCGGTGGCGCCGGTGGCCAGCTGCAGCTGTGGCCGCTCGACGACGGCCTGCGTGTGCCGGGCGGTCGTGCGCTGCTCGGCGTGAGCTCGACGGTCACCGCGGTCGCGCTCGATCGCACCGGCCTGCGGGCGGCCGCCGCGAACGATCGCGGCAACGTCACGCTGTGGTCGCTCGCCGATCCGGCCGCACCGCCGCGGGCGCTCGGCGCCCACGACAGCAGCGTGACGCGGCTGGGCTTCGTGGGGGACGGCACGCGGTTGCTGTCCGCGGGCAGCGACGGCACCGTGCGGCTGTGGGCCAGCGACGGCGATGCGCAGGCCCAGGTGTTGCGCGTGCATGTCGACGAGATCGGTGCGATGGCGATCGCCCCGGACGGGCACTTCGCCGCCACCGGCAGTCTCGATGGACGCCTGGTGCGATGGGATCTGCGGGCCGACGCGATCGCGCAGGGGGCGGTGCTGCTGGCCGGGCACGAGGGCGAGATCCGCACGCTCGCCATCTCCGCCGATGGCCGCTGGCTCGCGTCGGGTGGTGCCGATCGGCGCGCGCGGCTGTGGTCGCTCGACGACGGCAAGCTGCTGCACCAGCTACGCGGCCACGAGGATGCGATCACCGCGACCGCGTTCGCCGGCGACGGCCTGCGCCTGGCGACCGGCGCCGCCGATGGCAGCGTGCGCGTGTGGCAGCTCGACGCGGCGCATCCCGACGAGGCGTCGACCGTGCTGCGCGGGCACACGCAGACGGTCACCGCGCTGGCATTCGTCGAAGACGCGGTGTTGGCCTCGGCCAGCAACGACGGCACCGTGCGCCTGTGGCAGCTGACCAGCGGTGAGCAGCTGGTGCTGGGCAGCCACGACGCACCGGTGCAGCGCCTGCTGCGGCGCGCGGGCGGACCGCTCGTCTCGGTGAGCTACGACGGCAGCGCGCGGGTGTGGCCGACCACCGGCGACGAGCTGGCCCGGCGCATCTGCGAGGTCGTGCACCACGGCGCGGAGCCGGCGCGGCTGGCTGCGCTGTTCCAGGGCCGCCCGCCCGCGCCGGGCTGCGTGCCGCAGAAACCGTGA
- the tssJ gene encoding type VI secretion system lipoprotein TssJ translates to MTTALPPMSIRRALPGLLALPGLLALAACRPKEPTCEPGQVEWGVQLLVEATSSINPDRSGNSLPTVVRVFQVRGELVIDDLDFERLWAAPDAKALGEGFASVQELTIYPGQRDRRVLPVEPDATHVVAAAWFREPVGNTWFATYEIPRRHPEVVCDRAPDSHLYPNPCLYVLLDRSATSGGATPPPGFQIVPGVQCAPLGVLPGTAKADGKKKKKKKKTKRPQLQLPDGGGDPSGLPQLPGTPEAPSAPSLPSAPSLPSAPSLPSAPQPAAPSPRAALSVLAGARLGA, encoded by the coding sequence ATGACGACTGCGCTGCCACCGATGTCGATCCGACGCGCGCTGCCCGGGCTGCTCGCGCTGCCCGGCCTGCTCGCGCTGGCCGCCTGCCGACCCAAGGAGCCCACGTGCGAGCCGGGCCAGGTCGAGTGGGGCGTGCAGCTGCTGGTCGAGGCCACCAGCAGCATCAACCCCGATCGCAGCGGGAACTCGCTGCCGACCGTGGTGCGGGTGTTCCAGGTCCGCGGCGAGCTGGTGATCGACGATCTCGACTTCGAGCGGCTGTGGGCGGCGCCCGACGCCAAGGCGCTCGGCGAGGGCTTCGCCAGCGTGCAGGAGCTGACCATCTATCCGGGTCAGCGCGATCGCCGGGTGCTGCCCGTCGAGCCCGATGCGACCCACGTGGTCGCGGCGGCGTGGTTTCGCGAGCCGGTCGGCAACACGTGGTTCGCCACCTACGAGATCCCGCGACGCCACCCCGAGGTCGTCTGCGATCGCGCGCCGGACAGCCACCTGTATCCGAATCCCTGCCTCTACGTGCTGCTCGATCGCAGCGCCACCAGCGGTGGTGCCACGCCGCCGCCGGGATTCCAGATCGTGCCGGGGGTGCAGTGCGCCCCGCTGGGCGTGCTGCCGGGCACCGCGAAGGCCGACGGCAAGAAGAAGAAAAAGAAGAAGAAGACCAAGCGCCCGCAGCTGCAGCTGCCCGACGGCGGTGGCGACCCCTCGGGCCTGCCGCAGCTGCCCGGCACGCCCGAGGCCCCGAGCGCGCCGTCGCTGCCGAGCGCGCCGTCGCTGCCGAGCGCACCGTCGCTGCCGAGCGCGCCGCAGCCCGCCGCACCGTCGCCGCGCGCGGCGCTGTCGGTGCTCGCGGGCGCGCGGCTCGGGGCCTGA
- a CDS encoding FHA domain-containing protein, which yields MQIRVAITSPDGEAERAPEFSKAELSIGRLPSNDVVLPEAGVSSNHARVLVTGATLTILDLDSTNGTFVNGEAVQGPRVLVDDDEVQIGDFVLRFALLGRAREVDLAGRPAASNGRASAPAGGGWGGGADAGGLPPPPPMMDELDELPEPHFGLGARDGIGGDDLDAPELAVRRAPTAMVGGARRAEVPRSEPPRPAAFPRFEAVVAARSAGPVGFEFTPASAPELIEQVFTAVWQRIADEVLLAVGGVAQTAAALLDEALQRAGEPLRAQAAALRARMLDEMVGPGPLRAVLDGEPNEVLVHGIERVRVQRAGQVSEGPSGFTCAAALRCFASRCLGLHYDPSVPHVRGQWGPWAVEAMWGAGVPLVISLRRSVLQGTATLEGLQHAGVMSPGMAALLSTCAVARYGMLVVAAPGASARHVLAAALAAGSPQELQVVVTHRGTELSGFRPGTVAVARSGQHDAIDAALALAPDRLAIDDLQWSEARGALAVIGRAIGVVVGMRGHSPAAGLARLGQLLGGELPGVVLEPLVAQAFDLVIGVQLFADGISRVTQIAEAYAHEGRAVVQDIFTLVPGTRSWQVSATAPRCHEELARRGFRLDPAIFT from the coding sequence ATGCAGATCCGCGTGGCCATCACGAGCCCCGATGGCGAGGCCGAGCGCGCCCCCGAGTTCAGCAAGGCCGAGCTCTCGATCGGGCGCCTGCCGTCCAACGACGTGGTCCTGCCGGAAGCTGGGGTCTCGAGCAACCACGCGCGGGTGCTGGTGACAGGCGCGACCCTGACGATCCTCGATCTCGACTCCACCAACGGCACCTTCGTGAACGGCGAGGCGGTGCAGGGGCCGCGGGTGCTGGTCGACGACGACGAGGTGCAGATCGGTGACTTCGTGCTCCGATTCGCGCTGCTGGGACGCGCGCGCGAGGTCGATCTCGCGGGGCGGCCGGCCGCCTCGAACGGTCGCGCAAGTGCCCCCGCCGGCGGTGGTTGGGGTGGTGGCGCCGACGCGGGCGGGCTGCCTCCGCCGCCGCCGATGATGGACGAGCTCGACGAGCTACCCGAGCCGCACTTCGGACTCGGTGCCCGCGACGGCATCGGTGGCGACGATCTCGATGCCCCCGAGCTCGCGGTCCGCCGCGCGCCGACGGCCATGGTCGGTGGTGCGCGGCGGGCCGAGGTGCCGCGCTCGGAGCCGCCGCGACCGGCTGCGTTCCCACGCTTCGAGGCCGTCGTCGCGGCCCGCAGCGCCGGGCCGGTGGGCTTCGAGTTCACGCCCGCGAGCGCGCCGGAACTCATCGAGCAGGTCTTCACGGCGGTGTGGCAGCGCATCGCCGACGAGGTGCTCTTGGCCGTCGGCGGCGTGGCACAGACCGCCGCCGCGCTGCTCGACGAGGCGCTGCAGCGCGCGGGCGAGCCGCTGCGCGCCCAGGCGGCGGCGTTGCGGGCACGCATGCTCGACGAGATGGTCGGGCCCGGTCCGCTGCGGGCCGTGCTCGACGGCGAGCCCAACGAAGTCCTCGTGCATGGCATCGAGCGGGTGCGGGTGCAGCGGGCGGGGCAGGTCAGCGAGGGGCCGTCGGGCTTCACGTGCGCGGCCGCGCTGCGCTGCTTCGCATCGCGCTGCCTCGGGCTCCACTACGATCCGTCGGTGCCGCACGTGCGGGGGCAGTGGGGCCCGTGGGCCGTCGAGGCGATGTGGGGCGCCGGTGTGCCGTTGGTGATCTCGCTGCGCCGCAGCGTGCTGCAGGGCACCGCCACGCTCGAGGGCCTGCAGCACGCGGGCGTGATGTCGCCGGGCATGGCGGCGTTGCTGTCGACCTGCGCCGTGGCGCGCTACGGCATGCTGGTGGTGGCGGCCCCGGGCGCGAGCGCGCGACACGTGCTGGCGGCGGCGTTGGCCGCCGGCTCACCGCAGGAGCTGCAGGTGGTGGTGACCCATCGCGGCACCGAGCTCTCTGGCTTTCGCCCCGGGACGGTCGCGGTCGCGCGCAGTGGTCAGCACGACGCCATCGATGCCGCGCTGGCGCTGGCGCCCGACCGGCTCGCGATCGACGACCTGCAGTGGTCGGAGGCCCGCGGCGCGCTGGCGGTGATCGGGCGCGCCATCGGCGTGGTGGTGGGGATGCGCGGGCACTCGCCGGCCGCCGGGCTCGCGCGGCTGGGGCAGCTGCTGGGCGGCGAGCTTCCGGGGGTCGTGCTCGAGCCGCTGGTGGCACAGGCCTTCGATCTCGTGATCGGCGTACAGCTGTTCGCGGACGGTATCTCGCGCGTCACGCAGATCGCCGAGGCCTATGCGCACGAGGGTCGCGCAGTCGTGCAAGACATCTTCACGCTGGTCCCCGGCACCCGATCCTGGCAGGTTTCCGCCACTGCACCGCGCTGCCACGAGGAACTCGCGCGTCGCGGGTTCCGCCTCGATCCTGCGATCTTCACATGA